The Pseudomonas extremaustralis genome contains a region encoding:
- a CDS encoding bestrophin family protein, translating into MIVRPKPNLLGILFSLKGSIAKRIALRSLLVTLLASVIVLVETLHPAYFSKVNATPFTLLGLSLSIFMSFRNNACYDRWWEGRKQLGQMVIEVRSLIRETQLIKDPVERAGLLRGVCGFAHGLIARLRHEDEIQAITPWTAVQPSHPNLPDRVLQNVGARLSELTGQGVLSEWRYTQLETRLVSLSQVQAACERIKGTPLPFPYTLLLHRTIYLFCILLPFAMAEPLGWLTPVFTAIVSYTFFGLDEIGDDLEDPFGFDENDLPCNALLRNIEREVLAALGETDLPPALEPVEYVLS; encoded by the coding sequence ATGATCGTGCGTCCCAAGCCCAACCTCCTGGGCATCCTGTTTTCCCTCAAGGGCTCGATTGCCAAGCGCATCGCCCTGCGCAGCCTGCTGGTCACGTTGCTGGCGTCGGTGATCGTGCTGGTGGAGACCCTGCACCCGGCGTATTTCTCCAAGGTCAACGCCACGCCGTTCACGTTGCTCGGTCTGTCGCTGTCGATCTTCATGAGCTTTCGCAATAACGCCTGTTATGACCGCTGGTGGGAGGGCCGCAAGCAGTTGGGGCAGATGGTTATCGAGGTGCGTTCGCTGATCCGTGAGACCCAGTTGATCAAGGACCCGGTGGAGCGCGCGGGCCTGCTACGCGGTGTGTGCGGGTTTGCCCACGGGTTGATCGCCCGCTTGCGCCATGAGGATGAAATCCAGGCCATAACGCCCTGGACCGCGGTGCAGCCAAGCCACCCCAACCTCCCCGATCGCGTACTGCAAAACGTCGGCGCGCGGTTGTCCGAGCTGACCGGGCAAGGCGTGCTCAGCGAGTGGCGTTATACCCAACTGGAAACGCGCCTGGTCAGCCTCAGCCAGGTCCAGGCCGCCTGCGAGCGCATCAAAGGCACCCCGCTGCCCTTCCCCTACACCTTGCTGCTGCATCGCACCATTTACCTGTTCTGCATTCTCTTGCCATTCGCCATGGCCGAACCCTTGGGCTGGCTCACGCCGGTTTTCACCGCCATCGTCAGCTATACCTTTTTTGGCCTGGATGAAATCGGCGATGACCTCGAAGACCCCTTCGGCTTCGACGAAAACGATCTGCCCTGCAATGCCCTTCTGCGTAACATCGAGCGCGAAGTACTGGCCGCACTCGGCGAGACCGACTTGCCGCCAGCGCTGGAGCCGGTGGAATACGTACTCAGCTGA
- a CDS encoding tetratricopeptide repeat protein yields the protein MPKSRRYAIVGLCALLFIVLITWYFSRSTPLAVPPVIAHGYAKALKKAHNGEPGAARVLYQQLGRPDLSPERRAALHVELPNYPSPQALKLADNDLSNQSPLVREAAIHSIVGLVPTGQRTLLLGPVLDDPEQSVRFAAANALLGLSPDTLGLYFGPLQQVLDEFVKKLKAQPETAEGWIQLARLYIHSALLPDAQHALEQAIRLQPDNLQAVVAQIELLDKQGKTDESRQLLARQLAAHPESAYLQHALGMWLLHHAEAPYALLGLSKAVELEPDNQDYRYDLATTLHAQQELEAAQRQLEEIVQRHPANRKARVLLVNYWKESGQLQNVQVLLAQLEQQNPDDPALQQGL from the coding sequence ATGCCCAAGTCACGCCGCTACGCCATCGTCGGCCTGTGCGCCCTGTTGTTTATTGTGCTGATCACCTGGTATTTCTCCCGTTCCACGCCTCTGGCCGTGCCGCCGGTCATTGCCCATGGCTATGCCAAAGCCTTGAAAAAGGCGCATAACGGTGAGCCGGGAGCGGCGCGCGTGTTGTACCAGCAATTGGGCCGGCCGGACCTGTCCCCCGAGCGCCGGGCCGCGTTGCATGTCGAGTTGCCCAACTACCCCAGCCCCCAAGCCTTGAAGCTCGCGGATAACGACCTGAGCAACCAATCACCGCTGGTCCGCGAGGCCGCCATTCACAGTATTGTCGGGCTGGTTCCCACCGGCCAGCGCACGCTGTTGCTCGGCCCGGTGCTGGATGATCCCGAGCAGAGTGTACGGTTTGCCGCCGCCAACGCCTTGCTCGGTCTGTCCCCCGACACCTTGGGCCTGTACTTCGGACCGTTGCAGCAGGTGCTCGACGAGTTCGTGAAAAAACTCAAGGCCCAGCCCGAAACGGCCGAAGGCTGGATTCAACTGGCGCGCCTGTACATTCACAGCGCGCTGTTGCCGGATGCACAACACGCCTTGGAACAGGCGATACGCTTGCAACCGGACAACCTGCAAGCCGTGGTGGCGCAGATCGAATTGCTGGACAAACAAGGCAAGACCGACGAGTCCCGCCAATTGCTGGCGCGGCAATTGGCGGCGCACCCCGAATCGGCCTACCTGCAACACGCCCTGGGCATGTGGCTGCTGCACCACGCAGAGGCGCCGTACGCATTGCTTGGCCTGTCCAAAGCCGTGGAGCTCGAGCCGGACAACCAGGATTATCGCTACGACCTGGCCACCACGCTGCATGCCCAGCAGGAATTGGAAGCGGCCCAGCGTCAATTGGAAGAAATCGTCCAGCGCCACCCGGCCAACCGCAAGGCGCGGGTGCTGCTCGTCAACTACTGGAAAG